One part of the Pseudomonas sp. MYb118 genome encodes these proteins:
- a CDS encoding MFS transporter: MSLNVMEAGANPSVNHDEEKALVSKVAWRLMPLIMVCYLFAFFDRINISFAKFQLQADLSLSDTAYGLGAGLFVVGYVIFEVPSNMMLYKVGARRWIARIMMSWGLATALMVFVTSEWQFYALRFLIGAMEAGFAPGVLYYLTLWFPQHYRGRITSMLFLASAFAGLVGAPFSGLVLQHLDGVMQMRGWHWLFLLGGVPCIGLGVLVLTLLKDRIEDAHWLTPAEKTLLASRIAHHEPHKSGGSLLAALRIPGFLTLGLIYFLIQVASYGLNFWAPQLIRSAGTESPVMIGLLTAIPYICGAISMVVIGRLSDATGERRKFVAGLVAVGALGFFSAGIFASHTTFLIIALGLLGAGIIASIPSFWTLPPKLLAGAGAGAAGGIAVINTLGQFGGIVSPVMVGRIKDLTGSTTPALYVIGLCALIAVALLMWGLPQKLRTLDKI, translated from the coding sequence ATGAGCCTCAATGTCATGGAGGCGGGTGCGAACCCGTCCGTCAATCACGACGAAGAAAAAGCCCTGGTCAGCAAGGTCGCCTGGCGCCTGATGCCGCTGATCATGGTCTGCTACCTGTTCGCGTTCTTCGATCGCATCAACATCAGTTTCGCCAAGTTCCAGTTGCAGGCTGACCTGAGCCTCAGCGACACCGCCTATGGCCTGGGCGCCGGGCTGTTCGTGGTCGGCTACGTGATCTTCGAAGTGCCAAGCAACATGATGCTGTACAAGGTCGGTGCGCGGCGCTGGATCGCGCGCATCATGATGTCGTGGGGGCTGGCCACCGCGCTGATGGTGTTCGTCACCAGCGAATGGCAGTTCTACGCGTTGCGCTTCCTGATCGGCGCGATGGAGGCCGGTTTCGCCCCAGGCGTCCTGTATTACCTGACGCTGTGGTTCCCGCAGCATTATCGCGGGCGCATCACGTCCATGCTGTTCCTTGCCTCCGCGTTTGCCGGTCTGGTCGGCGCGCCGTTCTCCGGCCTGGTGTTGCAGCATCTGGATGGCGTGATGCAGATGCGCGGATGGCACTGGCTGTTCCTGCTCGGCGGCGTGCCGTGCATCGGCCTGGGGGTGCTGGTGCTGACCCTGCTCAAGGACCGCATCGAAGACGCCCACTGGCTGACGCCGGCGGAGAAAACCCTGCTGGCCAGCCGCATTGCCCACCATGAGCCACACAAGAGCGGCGGCTCGTTGCTCGCGGCGCTGCGCATCCCCGGCTTCCTGACCCTGGGCCTGATCTACTTCCTGATCCAGGTGGCGTCCTATGGCCTGAACTTCTGGGCGCCGCAACTGATCCGCAGCGCCGGCACCGAGAGCCCGGTGATGATCGGCCTGCTGACGGCGATTCCGTACATCTGCGGGGCGATCAGCATGGTGGTGATTGGCCGACTGTCCGACGCCACCGGCGAACGGCGCAAATTCGTCGCCGGCCTGGTCGCGGTGGGCGCCCTGGGCTTCTTCAGCGCCGGGATCTTCGCCAGCCACACCACCTTCCTGATCATCGCACTGGGCCTGCTCGGCGCCGGGATCATCGCCTCCATCCCGAGCTTCTGGACCCTGCCGCCGAAACTGCTGGCCGGGGCAGGTGCCGGCGCGGCGGGCGGCATCGCGGTGATCAACACCCTGGGCCAGTTCGGCGGCATCGTCAGCCCGGTCATGGTCGGGCGGATCAAGGACCTGACCGGCAGCACCACCCCGGCGCTGTACGTCATCGGCCTGTGCGCCCTGATCGCCGTCGCCCTGCTGATGTGGGGCCTGCCGCAGAAGTTGCGTACCCTCGATAAGATCTAG
- the fos gene encoding fosfomycin resistance glutathione transferase, protein MLTSLNHLTLAVTDLNRSVAFYRDLLQLQLHATWDKGAYLSLPGLWLCLSHDPLRSAEPAADYTHYAFTCSEPDFPSFVARLQAGNVDQWRDNHSEGASYYFLDPDGHKLEVHVGDLASRLAACRQEPYAGMKFFDEQ, encoded by the coding sequence GTGCTCACCAGCCTCAACCACCTGACCCTCGCCGTCACCGACCTCAATCGCAGCGTGGCGTTCTATCGCGACCTGTTGCAACTGCAACTCCACGCCACCTGGGACAAGGGTGCCTACCTGTCGTTGCCCGGCCTGTGGTTATGCCTTTCCCACGATCCCCTGCGCAGCGCCGAACCCGCCGCCGACTACACCCATTACGCCTTTACTTGCAGTGAGCCGGATTTCCCGTCATTCGTGGCCCGTCTGCAGGCCGGCAACGTCGATCAGTGGCGCGACAACCACAGTGAGGGCGCCTCGTACTATTTCCTCGACCCGGATGGCCACAAGCTCGAGGTCCATGTGGGTGACCTGGCTTCCCGGCTGGCGGCCTGCCGGCAGGAACCGTATGCGGGGATGAAGTTCTTCGACGAGCAGTGA
- a CDS encoding LysE family translocator, with protein sequence MTPSLLMAVLASGFIYGITPGPGVLAVFGIGAARGRRAGAGFLCGHLLGDVVWCSTALIAIVGAREIGSSAFDVLGVLSGLYLFWLGLRAVRAKRSSADAPQGPARQPFWHGVLFGLTNPKAYPVAVATFTALLSSRAELLNWAMLPWLIVLSFVGGLLAYAILVGIVGARRVRSLYQRHELLITRLCGVMFIGFAINALAHALPGLMPNKA encoded by the coding sequence ATGACCCCCTCGCTGTTGATGGCCGTTCTCGCCTCGGGTTTCATCTATGGCATCACCCCCGGCCCAGGCGTGCTCGCGGTGTTTGGCATTGGCGCCGCACGCGGGCGGCGGGCCGGGGCGGGTTTTCTGTGCGGGCATCTTTTGGGCGACGTGGTCTGGTGCAGCACGGCGCTGATTGCAATTGTCGGCGCCCGGGAAATCGGCAGCAGCGCGTTTGACGTGCTGGGTGTGCTCAGCGGCTTGTACCTGTTCTGGCTCGGCCTGCGCGCCGTGCGGGCCAAACGCAGCAGCGCCGATGCGCCTCAGGGCCCGGCGCGCCAGCCGTTCTGGCACGGCGTGCTGTTCGGCCTGACCAACCCCAAGGCCTACCCGGTGGCGGTGGCAACTTTTACCGCGTTGCTGTCCAGCCGCGCCGAGTTGCTCAATTGGGCGATGCTGCCGTGGCTGATCGTACTGAGCTTCGTCGGTGGCCTGTTGGCCTACGCCATTCTCGTCGGCATCGTCGGTGCGCGGCGGGTGCGCAGCCTCTATCAACGGCATGAACTGTTGATCACCCGGTTGTGCGGGGTGATGTTCATCGGTTTTGCCATCAACGCCCTGGCACATGCGTTGCCGGGGCTGATGCCGAACAAGGCCTGA
- a CDS encoding diguanylate cyclase gives MPGRNPAPQASYFDLLLDAVCAVDKQGRFVFVSAACERIFGYTADELVGQPMIELVHPADRLRTLEAAREIMGGDPKLNFENRYVRKDGRVVHILWSARWSEVDQLRIAVARDITERKQAESRQAALYAISEAAHAAEDLLALFKRIHLIIGEWLPALNFSVALYDEHCAQINFPYHVDDHEHQPEQPGTVTGRLCAEVIRTGLPILLTPGQEDAPQGFEELVAAQQSPCWLGVPLNSQNGTIGALIVKSVAGGERYTEQDKELLQFVCAQVATAIERKQLHARLQRMAQYDQLTQLPNRALLRDRLKASLTLAKLDGGRMALLYVDLDRFKEVNDTHGHAVGDMLLQAVANRLKGCVRETDTVARIGGDEFVVLLHSIRTAEDADNVAGKIRLVLAQPLRLDGHSLNIQPSIGVASFPDHGTEEKQLFRHADEAMYSAKRQHHLSHKI, from the coding sequence ATGCCAGGCAGAAACCCTGCGCCGCAGGCGAGCTATTTCGATCTGCTGCTGGACGCCGTTTGCGCCGTCGACAAGCAAGGCCGCTTCGTTTTTGTCAGCGCGGCCTGCGAGCGTATTTTCGGTTACACCGCAGACGAGTTGGTCGGCCAGCCGATGATCGAACTGGTGCACCCCGCCGATCGCCTGCGCACTCTGGAGGCGGCGCGGGAAATCATGGGCGGCGACCCCAAGCTCAACTTCGAAAACCGCTACGTGCGCAAGGATGGCCGGGTGGTGCATATCCTCTGGTCGGCGCGCTGGTCGGAGGTCGATCAACTGCGCATCGCCGTGGCCCGCGACATCACCGAGCGCAAGCAGGCCGAGTCGCGCCAGGCAGCGTTGTATGCGATTTCCGAGGCGGCCCATGCCGCGGAAGACCTGCTGGCGCTGTTCAAGCGCATCCACCTGATCATCGGCGAGTGGCTGCCGGCGCTGAATTTTTCCGTGGCGCTGTATGACGAACACTGCGCGCAGATCAACTTTCCCTATCACGTCGACGACCACGAACATCAGCCCGAGCAACCCGGCACCGTCACCGGCCGGCTGTGTGCCGAAGTGATCCGCACGGGCCTGCCGATCCTGCTGACGCCGGGGCAGGAGGACGCGCCGCAAGGGTTCGAAGAACTGGTCGCGGCCCAGCAGTCACCGTGCTGGCTCGGTGTGCCACTGAACTCGCAGAACGGCACCATCGGTGCGCTGATCGTCAAAAGCGTGGCCGGCGGTGAGCGCTACACCGAACAGGACAAGGAGTTGCTGCAATTCGTCTGCGCCCAGGTCGCCACCGCGATCGAACGCAAGCAACTGCATGCGCGGCTGCAACGCATGGCCCAGTACGATCAACTGACGCAACTGCCCAATCGCGCCTTGCTGCGCGACCGCCTCAAGGCCTCGCTGACCCTGGCCAAACTGGACGGCGGGCGCATGGCGTTGCTGTACGTCGATCTGGACCGCTTCAAGGAAGTCAACGACACCCACGGGCATGCGGTCGGCGACATGCTGCTGCAAGCGGTAGCCAACCGGCTCAAGGGCTGCGTGCGTGAAACCGACACCGTGGCGCGTATCGGCGGCGATGAGTTCGTGGTGTTGCTGCACAGCATTCGCACGGCAGAAGACGCCGACAACGTGGCCGGCAAAATCCGCTTGGTGCTGGCGCAACCGTTACGCCTGGATGGGCACAGCCTGAACATCCAGCCCAGCATTGGCGTCGCCAGTTTCCCCGACCACGGCACGGAAGAAAAACAACTGTTCCGACATGCCGACGAAGCCATGTACAGCGCCAAGCGGCAGCATCACCTCAGCCACAAGATCTAA
- a CDS encoding KGG domain-containing protein, producing the protein MPNSRNSNSGNFANDRTKATEAGRKGGKTTTTTVDKEPSKTETDRKGGQKSK; encoded by the coding sequence ATGCCTAACTCAAGAAACTCGAACTCGGGAAATTTCGCCAACGATCGAACGAAGGCGACTGAAGCGGGTCGCAAAGGTGGGAAAACGACCACCACGACCGTCGATAAAGAACCGTCGAAAACGGAGACAGACCGCAAAGGCGGCCAGAAATCCAAATAG
- a CDS encoding DUF4142 domain-containing protein translates to MSRMATRVRNAGFATLLGLCANSAFAQTPTEFINDASAQGMADIETSRMAHQKSESREVKDYTIVVINDRTTANQHLAKIAKQLDLPVAPREEVVDKAKALMPEVKEGDTFDQAYAASQVQTTEQAIEQLQQQAQTTDIPEIKAYAEETLPKLQNHLQMARALQASR, encoded by the coding sequence ATGAGCCGGATGGCCACCCGAGTACGCAACGCCGGTTTTGCCACATTGCTGGGCCTGTGTGCCAACAGTGCCTTTGCCCAGACCCCCACCGAATTCATCAACGACGCCTCGGCCCAGGGCATGGCCGACATCGAAACCAGCCGCATGGCGCACCAGAAGTCGGAGTCGCGGGAGGTCAAGGACTACACCATCGTCGTCATCAACGACCGCACCACCGCCAACCAGCACCTGGCGAAAATTGCCAAGCAACTGGACCTGCCCGTGGCACCGCGCGAAGAAGTGGTCGACAAGGCCAAGGCGCTGATGCCAGAAGTGAAAGAAGGCGATACCTTCGACCAGGCCTACGCCGCGAGCCAGGTGCAGACCACCGAGCAAGCCATCGAGCAGCTGCAACAGCAGGCGCAGACCACCGACATCCCCGAGATCAAGGCCTACGCCGAAGAAACCCTGCCCAAACTGCAAAACCACCTGCAGATGGCCAGGGCACTGCAGGCGAGCCGTTAA
- a CDS encoding low affinity iron permease family protein codes for MKFAKISQKLALWAGSPRTFMGALILIGLWGLSGPIFDYNDTWQLIINTSTTIITFLMVFLIQNTQNRDTDILHLKIDELLRVNKEAQNAMLGLELLDLEQLEALRKHYRSMGEGEVQALVSLAVSSKKKIDLNDC; via the coding sequence ATGAAATTCGCAAAGATCTCGCAGAAGCTCGCCTTGTGGGCCGGTAGCCCCAGGACGTTCATGGGGGCTTTGATTCTGATTGGGTTGTGGGGGTTGAGTGGGCCGATTTTCGATTACAACGACACCTGGCAGCTGATCATCAATACCTCGACGACGATCATCACGTTTCTGATGGTGTTTTTGATCCAGAACACGCAGAACCGCGATACGGACATCCTGCATCTGAAGATCGATGAACTGCTGCGGGTGAACAAGGAAGCGCAGAACGCCATGCTGGGGCTGGAGTTGCTCGACCTCGAGCAGTTGGAGGCGCTGCGCAAGCACTATCGCAGCATGGGTGAGGGCGAGGTGCAGGCGTTGGTGAGTTTGGCGGTGAGCAGCAAGAAGAAGATTGATTTGAATGATTGTTGA
- the tam gene encoding trans-aconitate 2-methyltransferase gives MTWSAKQYVAFEDERTRPARDLLAAIPPREVRSAIDIGCGPGNSTELLVERFAGATVRGVDSSPDMIEAARKRLPHIPFDTVDIANWNDSTAFDVIFANAVLQWLPDHATLLPSLAARLTPGGSLAIQMPDTLNQPSHRLMREIAADGPWASKLSDASAQRTQVAAASDYYAMLKPHCSRVDVWHTTYHHPLAGGASGIVEWFKGSGLRPYLQPLSEAERAQYLERYLAAIEQVYPTLDDGSVLLPFPRLFIVATR, from the coding sequence ATGACCTGGTCCGCCAAACAGTACGTCGCTTTCGAAGATGAACGCACCCGCCCGGCTCGCGACCTGCTCGCGGCCATCCCGCCCCGGGAGGTGCGCAGCGCCATCGACATCGGTTGCGGCCCGGGCAATTCCACCGAGCTTCTGGTCGAGCGCTTCGCCGGTGCCACGGTGCGCGGCGTCGACAGCTCACCCGACATGATCGAGGCCGCCCGCAAACGGCTGCCGCACATCCCGTTCGACACCGTCGACATCGCCAACTGGAACGACAGCACCGCTTTCGACGTCATCTTCGCCAACGCCGTGCTGCAATGGTTGCCCGACCACGCAACCTTGCTGCCGTCACTGGCCGCACGCCTGACCCCAGGCGGCAGCCTGGCCATCCAGATGCCCGACACCCTCAACCAGCCATCCCACCGCCTGATGCGCGAAATCGCCGCTGACGGCCCATGGGCCAGCAAACTGAGCGACGCCAGCGCACAACGCACCCAAGTGGCGGCGGCAAGTGACTACTACGCCATGCTCAAACCGCATTGCAGCCGCGTCGACGTCTGGCACACCACCTATCACCACCCGCTGGCGGGCGGCGCGTCAGGTATCGTCGAGTGGTTCAAGGGCAGTGGCTTGCGCCCGTACCTGCAACCGTTGAGCGAGGCCGAGCGAGCGCAGTACCTGGAGCGCTACCTCGCCGCCATCGAGCAGGTCTATCCAACCCTGGACGATGGCTCGGTGCTGCTGCCGTTCCCGCGCTTGTTCATCGTCGCGACCCGCTGA
- a CDS encoding DUF3077 domain-containing protein — translation MSDDPRLTTIGLTPFHYCNNEPLFRVNRGVPIVDALEQVSDLLHLARLLTVDAAYSRDSDRHAWAAHHLTSMSKAVVDDVQKVLSRWPPMKTDGQQ, via the coding sequence ATGAGCGACGACCCCAGACTAACGACCATCGGCCTCACCCCCTTCCACTACTGCAACAACGAACCACTGTTCCGAGTGAACCGCGGCGTGCCCATCGTCGATGCCCTGGAGCAAGTATCGGATCTGCTCCACCTGGCCAGGCTGCTGACCGTCGACGCCGCGTACTCGCGGGACAGCGACCGCCACGCTTGGGCCGCGCATCATTTAACGTCGATGAGCAAGGCGGTTGTCGATGATGTGCAGAAAGTGCTGAGCCGATGGCCGCCAATGAAGACCGACGGTCAGCAGTGA
- a CDS encoding nucleotidyl transferase AbiEii/AbiGii toxin family protein yields the protein MPDYFFSLSSADQREVILQAASDLGRPAYLLEKDLWVVWTLGKIFSDPVGDHLTFKGGTSLSKVYRLIDRFSEDIDLTYDIRQLLPEAQSEIPPSGSQARKWSSKARDLLPGWIEQSVFPTLADALAAEAPGAELVQDGDKLYLHYPAKTPVHDYVTPRVMLEFGARSTGEPHRRNHVVCDMVHAHLEGIIFPEANPIVMDVARTFWEKATAAHVYCVQERLKSERFARHWHDLNAIVQNHEFKQVISRRDIAARVAEHKSCFFVEKAADGTTIDYRHAVGGNLRLVPVGKARDNLAKDYDKMLEGGMFDSPPPAFDNLMTACEELETLLNAAAT from the coding sequence TTGCCTGATTATTTCTTCTCGCTGTCCTCAGCTGACCAGAGGGAAGTCATTCTCCAGGCAGCCTCCGACCTTGGCCGCCCTGCGTACCTGTTGGAAAAAGACCTGTGGGTGGTGTGGACCTTGGGAAAAATCTTCTCAGATCCCGTGGGCGATCATCTGACGTTCAAGGGTGGCACCTCACTTTCCAAGGTGTACCGCCTGATTGATCGGTTTTCGGAAGACATTGATCTGACCTACGACATTCGCCAGCTTTTGCCCGAGGCGCAAAGCGAGATTCCCCCCAGTGGTAGTCAAGCCAGAAAGTGGAGCAGCAAGGCCCGCGATCTTCTCCCAGGCTGGATAGAACAGTCGGTTTTTCCGACTCTGGCCGATGCGCTGGCGGCGGAGGCGCCGGGGGCAGAACTTGTTCAGGATGGGGACAAACTGTACTTGCACTACCCTGCGAAAACACCGGTCCATGATTACGTGACGCCCAGGGTCATGCTGGAGTTCGGCGCCCGATCGACAGGGGAGCCGCACCGCCGCAATCATGTTGTGTGCGACATGGTTCACGCACATCTGGAAGGCATCATCTTTCCTGAGGCAAACCCCATTGTGATGGATGTAGCGCGTACGTTCTGGGAGAAAGCGACAGCGGCGCATGTGTACTGCGTCCAGGAGCGCCTGAAGAGCGAGCGATTTGCCAGGCATTGGCATGACCTGAACGCCATCGTGCAAAACCACGAGTTCAAGCAAGTTATTTCACGGCGAGACATTGCCGCACGCGTCGCAGAGCATAAGTCCTGCTTCTTTGTAGAGAAGGCTGCAGATGGCACCACCATCGACTACCGGCATGCAGTGGGCGGCAATCTTCGCCTGGTGCCAGTTGGAAAAGCTCGCGATAACCTGGCGAAGGACTACGACAAGATGCTCGAAGGTGGAATGTTCGACAGTCCGCCTCCGGCGTTCGATAACCTGATGACTGCATGTGAAGAACTCGAGACTCTCCTGAACGCAGCGGCTACCTGA
- a CDS encoding DUF6088 family protein, which yields MSKLPEVIYQRSQSLPEGELLSPREFLSLGSRAAVDQAFSRLAKSGKLIRICRGMYVAPVKSRFGTRAPEPEKVVQALAEKTSETVTSSGAQAANNLGLTQQVPVRQVFLTSGRARTLRIGKAEIQIKHAPKWMVAPSAAGEAIRALAWLGESQSSSLIQALHRRLCEHEWSRLMSLRAVLPSWMGAMIGKVTLIA from the coding sequence ATGTCGAAACTTCCTGAAGTTATTTACCAGCGCAGCCAGTCCTTGCCCGAAGGTGAACTCTTGTCGCCCAGAGAATTTCTGAGCCTCGGCAGTCGAGCCGCTGTCGACCAAGCTTTCTCGCGCCTGGCGAAGTCGGGGAAGTTGATACGTATCTGCCGCGGCATGTACGTGGCGCCGGTGAAGAGCCGGTTCGGAACCCGTGCGCCAGAGCCGGAAAAAGTTGTTCAAGCTCTCGCTGAAAAAACCAGCGAAACGGTGACGTCGAGTGGGGCACAGGCTGCAAACAACCTCGGGCTGACGCAGCAGGTGCCCGTGCGCCAAGTGTTTCTCACCAGTGGTCGTGCCCGCACATTGAGAATTGGCAAGGCAGAGATTCAGATCAAACATGCGCCTAAGTGGATGGTTGCACCATCAGCCGCTGGTGAGGCCATTCGCGCTCTGGCTTGGCTCGGCGAGTCACAATCGAGCAGCTTGATCCAGGCATTGCATCGGCGGCTTTGCGAACATGAGTGGTCGCGGTTGATGAGCCTTCGAGCCGTTCTACCCTCCTGGATGGGGGCGATGATTGGGAAGGTGACTCTTATTGCCTGA
- a CDS encoding alpha/beta fold hydrolase has product MRPEIAVLDIQGQYRVYTEFYRADAAEKTIILVNGSMATTASFAQTVKNLHPQFNVVCYDQPYAGKSKAHNLHEKMLTKEIEGQILLELIDHFAAEHVLSFSWGGAATLTALSQRPRRIEKAVISSFSPVINAHMLDYLERGVEHLSNCDRDRVGNLVNDTIGKHLPSLFKRFNYRHVSSLAEHEYGQMHFHINDVLHNDRQCYFNAAKKIDVPVLFINGEWDEYTSVDDARLFGNHVQHATFSTVEATGHFLDMEHKAACRDSRNALLGFLKPSPQASRPRYHFVQERHAFAI; this is encoded by the coding sequence ATGAGGCCAGAAATCGCTGTGCTGGATATACAGGGTCAGTATCGGGTTTACACGGAGTTCTATCGCGCAGACGCCGCAGAAAAGACCATTATTCTGGTCAACGGCTCGATGGCCACGACTGCGTCGTTTGCACAGACCGTGAAAAACCTGCATCCGCAATTCAACGTGGTGTGCTACGACCAGCCCTACGCGGGCAAGTCAAAAGCCCACAACCTTCACGAGAAAATGCTGACCAAGGAGATCGAAGGGCAGATCCTCCTGGAGTTGATCGACCACTTCGCCGCCGAACACGTACTGTCGTTTTCCTGGGGCGGCGCCGCGACCCTGACCGCGTTGTCACAACGGCCACGGCGCATCGAAAAAGCCGTGATCAGCTCGTTCTCCCCGGTGATCAATGCGCACATGCTCGACTACCTCGAGCGCGGCGTAGAACACCTGAGCAACTGCGACCGCGACCGCGTCGGCAACCTGGTGAACGACACCATCGGCAAGCACTTGCCGTCGCTGTTCAAGCGCTTCAACTACCGGCACGTCAGCTCCCTGGCCGAGCACGAGTACGGGCAGATGCACTTCCACATCAACGACGTGCTGCACAACGACCGGCAGTGCTACTTCAATGCGGCGAAAAAAATCGACGTGCCGGTGCTGTTCATCAACGGCGAGTGGGACGAGTACACCTCGGTGGACGATGCACGGCTGTTCGGCAATCACGTGCAACACGCCACGTTCAGCACGGTGGAAGCGACCGGCCACTTCCTCGACATGGAACACAAGGCCGCCTGCCGCGACAGTCGCAATGCGCTGCTGGGTTTCCTGAAACCTTCGCCCCAGGCCAGCCGCCCGCGTTACCACTTCGTCCAGGAGCGCCATGCATTTGCCATCTGA
- a CDS encoding pseudouridine synthase, with protein sequence MRVDRFLSNLPRFNRKQVRLLLVEKRVRIDGSIVSDPHAEVLEFSRVEVDDEVLQIGKPARYFMLHKPAGCVSATRDPQHPTVLDLIQEPNKHDLHIAGRLDFNTTGLMIITNDGNWSRRLTQPQTKLPKVYYVETEQVIGAEYALKFTEGLYFAFEDLTTQPAHLELLGERSARLSIVEGRYHQVKRMFGHFDNKVLRLHRESMGPLLLDPALKPGEYRALRTEEIQLI encoded by the coding sequence ATGCGCGTTGACCGTTTCCTCAGCAACCTTCCACGCTTCAACCGCAAGCAGGTGCGCCTGTTGCTGGTGGAAAAACGCGTGCGCATCGACGGATCGATCGTCAGCGACCCGCACGCCGAGGTACTGGAATTCAGCCGTGTCGAGGTCGATGACGAGGTGCTGCAGATCGGCAAGCCGGCGCGCTACTTCATGCTGCACAAACCCGCCGGCTGCGTGAGCGCCACCCGCGACCCACAGCACCCGACCGTACTCGACCTGATTCAGGAGCCGAACAAGCACGACCTGCACATCGCCGGGCGCCTGGACTTCAACACCACGGGCCTGATGATCATCACCAACGACGGCAATTGGTCACGGCGCCTGACCCAGCCGCAAACCAAATTGCCCAAGGTCTACTACGTCGAGACCGAGCAGGTGATCGGCGCCGAATACGCGCTGAAATTCACCGAAGGCCTGTACTTTGCCTTCGAAGACCTGACCACCCAGCCGGCACACCTGGAGCTGCTGGGCGAGCGGTCCGCGCGCCTAAGCATCGTCGAAGGCCGCTACCATCAGGTCAAGCGCATGTTCGGCCACTTCGACAACAAGGTCCTGCGCCTGCACCGCGAATCCATGGGCCCGCTGCTGCTCGATCCTGCGCTAAAACCGGGCGAGTACCGCGCCTTGCGCACCGAAGAGATTCAATTGATCTAA
- a CDS encoding cysteine-rich CWC family protein, with amino-acid sequence MNKPDFCPACGAANDCTLADPRTADRPCWCYGVSIDPAVLEALPAELRDASCLCPRCAQVEAQL; translated from the coding sequence ATGAACAAACCTGATTTCTGCCCGGCCTGCGGCGCCGCCAACGACTGCACCCTGGCCGACCCGCGCACCGCCGACCGGCCCTGCTGGTGTTATGGCGTGAGCATCGACCCGGCGGTGCTCGAAGCGCTGCCAGCGGAGTTGCGCGACGCCTCCTGCCTGTGCCCGCGCTGTGCGCAGGTCGAAGCCCAGTTGTAA